The following proteins come from a genomic window of Rhodohalobacter sp. 614A:
- a CDS encoding glycosyltransferase → MANKYVKELKKWVQYAANSFSTCGLERVSSAPHIFRVLYQGDRLDPFLYLYSLSSRYMNERVYYIVSFYWSVNEWTIGNIHKDLARFKRLFRKHTVIFLANSPEELELLKQNNFNAVLCNHNCFVDENIYRPLKQEKKFDAVYDARLSPFKRHQLAEKITSLGLITYIHDFSNQEEYTTMVKRKLNYAHWFNKTPDGLRHLSATEVNEALNKCKVGLCLSAEEGAMYASIQYLLAGLPVVNVPNKGGRDVFFDGYNSITVEPEAGIVAEAVKGMIDRNPDPETIRNNTIQLMEIHRNYFIDLINQIGKGEGYDLNFKEKWDSLFYNKFIRWVSYKEVL, encoded by the coding sequence ATGGCAAATAAATATGTAAAGGAGTTAAAAAAATGGGTGCAATATGCTGCCAATTCTTTCTCAACATGTGGTTTGGAAAGAGTCAGTTCTGCGCCACATATTTTTAGAGTGCTCTACCAGGGAGACAGGTTAGATCCCTTTTTGTACTTATACTCTCTTTCATCTCGCTACATGAATGAGAGGGTGTACTATATTGTATCGTTTTACTGGAGTGTAAATGAATGGACAATAGGTAACATCCATAAAGATTTGGCCCGTTTTAAACGGTTGTTCAGGAAACACACTGTAATTTTCCTGGCTAATTCTCCCGAAGAGCTTGAGCTGTTAAAACAAAATAATTTCAATGCGGTTCTGTGTAATCACAACTGTTTTGTTGATGAAAATATTTATCGCCCGCTTAAGCAAGAAAAAAAGTTTGATGCTGTATACGATGCCCGACTGTCACCTTTTAAGCGTCATCAGCTTGCCGAAAAAATTACAAGCCTCGGTTTGATCACCTACATTCATGATTTTTCAAATCAAGAGGAATACACAACGATGGTCAAGCGAAAATTAAATTATGCACACTGGTTCAACAAAACTCCAGACGGACTCCGTCATTTAAGCGCTACTGAGGTAAATGAAGCACTTAATAAGTGCAAAGTAGGGTTATGTCTGAGCGCCGAAGAAGGTGCAATGTACGCAAGCATTCAATATTTGCTGGCCGGGCTTCCGGTTGTGAATGTACCGAATAAAGGCGGCCGAGACGTCTTTTTCGATGGTTATAATTCCATTACAGTTGAGCCTGAGGCAGGCATTGTTGCGGAGGCTGTGAAGGGAATGATAGACCGAAACCCGGACCCTGAAACCATTCGAAATAATACCATACAGTTGATGGAGATACACCGCAACTACTTTATCGATCTGATCAATCAGATAGGAAAAGGCGAAGGTTATGACCTTAATTTCAAAGAAAAATGGGATTCTTTGTTTTATAACAAGTTTATCCGTTGGGTCTCTTATAAAGAAGTTTTATGA
- a CDS encoding NUDIX hydrolase, with amino-acid sequence MSDSFSFSKPKWDIIEDKKLFETPIFSLHQRELLPDKKTDTAPFIVLNAPDWINIIALNEDQEVVLVEQYRAGIHQSTLEIPGGMIDEGESPLEAAKRELLEETGYQSKKWTLLGETSANPAFLNNFTSIFLAENCIKTGEQNLDGNEDIDIHVLPLRRFLDLVKSSTIHHSIVVAAVAHLLLHMNNK; translated from the coding sequence ATGTCTGATTCATTTTCATTTTCCAAACCCAAATGGGATATCATTGAAGATAAGAAACTCTTCGAAACTCCCATTTTTTCTCTTCATCAAAGAGAGCTTTTGCCGGATAAAAAAACGGATACCGCTCCATTTATCGTTTTGAATGCACCGGATTGGATTAACATCATCGCTTTAAATGAAGATCAGGAAGTTGTTTTGGTTGAACAATACCGCGCCGGCATTCATCAATCAACCCTGGAAATTCCCGGCGGTATGATTGATGAGGGAGAATCCCCGCTGGAAGCGGCCAAACGCGAATTACTGGAGGAGACCGGGTATCAATCCAAAAAGTGGACCCTTCTCGGGGAAACCAGTGCCAACCCCGCCTTTCTGAACAATTTTACATCCATCTTTTTGGCAGAAAACTGTATCAAAACAGGTGAACAAAATCTTGATGGCAATGAAGACATTGATATACATGTATTACCTCTCAGGCGTTTTCTTGATCTTGTGAAAAGCAGTACCATTCATCACTCGATTGTTGTGGCGGCAGTCGCTCATTTACTCTTGCATATGAACAATAAGTAA
- the topA gene encoding type I DNA topoisomerase codes for MKSLVIVESPTKTKTIKKYLPKGYVVDSSMGHIRDLPSSAKEIPAKYKKESWSNLGINVDERYDPIYVVPSGKKKIVKKLKEQLKDSDELILATDEDREGEAISWHLTELLDPKVPVKRMAFREITQEAIEEALDNFRDINMNLVHAQETRRILDRLAGYTISPLLWKKIAPGLSAGRVQSVAVWFLVARERERMKFKSGTYYDLKAILTKSGDKNKFDAVLSHVDGKRLASGKDFDENTGKLKKPDSVVLLDEEKAGKLRDLLHEADWSVTNVDVNVQKRNPSAPFITSTLQQEANRKFGFSARDTMSIAQKLYENGYITYMRTDSTNLSSQAITAARNEVETQYGEEYLFKRVRTYGKAKGAQEAHEAIRPAGSSFTHPEKSGLSGRQLKLYDLIWKRTIATQMAEAKLEFTNVTITAKHNGTEADFKTSGKKILFPGFFRAYVEGSDDPEAAIENQEIFLPEMKEGDSTDLHKLESISHETKPPARYTEATLVKELEKSGVGRPSTYATIIGTIQERGYAKSEGKTLIPSYTAFAVTELLENHFPHLVDSDFTSELEDKLDEIARGKYDPVKYLDDYYKGDSGLKNQVDQQEDKIDPQKAKVLNLPIEGLNGMRVHVGRFGPYVKVESNGEDITTSLPVDLDPGELSAEKIKELLVTEKEGPTSLGEHPETEQPVYVLTGRYGPYVQLGDVTEDNKKPKRVSLLKGMKPADVDFETALKLLELPRTLGEHPETGKVVKAGIGRYGPFVLHDGNFKSLKKTDNVLEIELDRAVELLKEKGKGRKSSSEIQDLGKHPETDKPVKVMDGRYGPYIKYGRTNISLPKGTEPEEFRMADAVQLIEEKGKK; via the coding sequence ATGAAGTCGTTAGTAATTGTAGAGTCACCCACAAAAACCAAAACCATCAAGAAGTATTTGCCAAAAGGCTACGTGGTTGATTCATCCATGGGGCACATCCGGGATCTGCCGTCATCAGCCAAAGAGATTCCGGCAAAATACAAGAAAGAATCCTGGTCAAATCTCGGCATCAATGTAGATGAGCGATATGATCCGATTTATGTGGTGCCGTCCGGAAAAAAGAAGATTGTTAAAAAGCTGAAAGAGCAGTTAAAAGACTCTGATGAACTGATTTTAGCTACGGATGAGGATCGTGAGGGTGAGGCTATTTCTTGGCACCTCACAGAACTTCTGGATCCTAAAGTTCCGGTGAAACGAATGGCATTTCGCGAAATTACCCAAGAAGCAATCGAAGAAGCACTGGATAATTTTCGTGATATAAACATGAATTTGGTTCACGCACAGGAAACGCGCCGGATTCTGGATCGTCTGGCCGGTTACACCATTTCGCCGCTTTTGTGGAAGAAGATTGCACCGGGCCTTTCTGCCGGCCGTGTTCAATCAGTAGCTGTTTGGTTCCTGGTTGCCCGCGAACGTGAACGGATGAAGTTCAAAAGCGGAACGTATTATGATCTAAAAGCCATTCTCACAAAGTCGGGCGACAAAAATAAATTTGATGCCGTTCTTTCTCACGTAGACGGCAAACGCCTCGCCAGTGGAAAGGATTTTGATGAAAACACCGGCAAGCTCAAAAAACCGGACAGCGTTGTTCTTCTCGATGAGGAAAAAGCCGGAAAACTCCGCGATCTTCTGCACGAAGCGGATTGGTCGGTTACAAATGTGGATGTAAACGTTCAGAAACGAAATCCATCGGCGCCGTTTATTACCTCAACCCTGCAGCAGGAAGCCAACCGAAAATTTGGATTTTCTGCAAGAGATACGATGAGTATTGCCCAGAAGTTGTACGAAAACGGGTATATCACGTACATGAGAACGGACTCCACGAATCTCTCGAGCCAGGCAATTACTGCGGCCCGAAATGAAGTGGAAACTCAATATGGCGAAGAATATCTCTTTAAGCGCGTGCGAACGTATGGAAAAGCCAAAGGCGCCCAGGAAGCACATGAGGCGATTCGCCCGGCAGGTTCCAGTTTTACGCATCCCGAAAAATCCGGATTGAGCGGACGCCAGCTAAAGCTTTATGATTTGATTTGGAAACGGACCATCGCCACTCAAATGGCTGAAGCCAAACTGGAATTTACCAACGTGACGATTACGGCGAAGCATAATGGAACCGAAGCCGATTTTAAGACAAGCGGAAAAAAGATTCTCTTTCCGGGATTCTTCCGGGCCTATGTGGAGGGAAGTGATGATCCCGAGGCCGCCATCGAAAACCAGGAAATTTTCCTGCCCGAAATGAAGGAAGGTGATTCCACGGATCTTCATAAACTGGAGTCCATTTCCCACGAAACAAAACCACCGGCACGATATACGGAAGCAACGCTTGTGAAGGAACTGGAGAAAAGCGGCGTTGGCCGGCCGAGTACCTATGCTACCATTATCGGCACTATACAGGAGCGAGGATACGCCAAGAGTGAAGGAAAGACACTGATACCATCATATACTGCTTTTGCCGTAACAGAGCTTTTAGAAAACCATTTTCCTCATTTGGTGGACAGTGATTTTACCTCTGAACTCGAAGACAAACTCGACGAGATTGCACGAGGAAAATACGATCCTGTTAAATACCTCGACGATTATTACAAAGGAGATAGCGGACTGAAAAACCAGGTGGATCAGCAAGAGGATAAAATCGATCCTCAAAAAGCCAAAGTGCTGAACCTGCCTATTGAGGGATTAAATGGAATGCGGGTTCATGTTGGCCGGTTTGGCCCTTATGTGAAGGTTGAGTCTAATGGCGAGGATATCACAACTTCTCTTCCTGTAGATCTTGATCCCGGAGAACTCTCTGCTGAAAAAATTAAAGAACTGCTTGTGACTGAAAAAGAAGGCCCTACATCTTTAGGCGAACACCCTGAAACTGAACAACCGGTTTACGTCTTAACCGGCCGTTATGGCCCTTACGTTCAACTCGGAGATGTAACCGAGGATAATAAAAAGCCAAAACGTGTTTCGCTTTTAAAGGGCATGAAACCTGCAGATGTTGATTTCGAGACAGCCCTTAAACTTCTCGAATTGCCCCGTACGCTTGGCGAGCATCCCGAAACCGGAAAAGTTGTGAAAGCGGGAATTGGCCGGTACGGACCGTTTGTTCTTCACGACGGAAATTTCAAATCCCTGAAAAAGACGGACAATGTTCTTGAAATTGAACTCGACCGTGCGGTGGAACTCCTCAAGGAAAAAGGAAAAGGAAGAAAGAGCAGTTCAGAGATTCAAGACCTTGGCAAACATCCGGAAACGGACAAACCTGTAAAAGTAATGGATGGACGTTATGGTCCTTACATTAAATACGGGCGTACCAATATCTCTCTTCCCAAAGGCACTGAACCGGAAGAGTTCAGAATGGCGGATGCGGTTCAACTTATCGAGGAAAAAGGGAAGAAATAA
- a CDS encoding PAS domain S-box protein translates to MSSSTENRSSSSNADPFKKWMHDLEEVAKIGRWEIDLQSRTTKWTNGVYQIFELQEKKIPTFEQHLSFYLDPFKNVVENTFLDLLKNGKELEYEAGIKSASGKIKWVRVIGRKNQQADSNIVYGTIQDITSQKEIELQKSILISHTEEMFILVSRNFEILTFNNQFFDSYLKFFGRAVQKGDSILDYAQPGRIEEIKTIYNKVFDGNFIENELTLKAPDTQEERIFSFSFKPALGENDDHITGAFVSIKDITDQRKTQLQLEENERRFRALVEQGSDGIAILDEQGNLKYITPSIQKILGYSVAEVMKLNLFELLHPDDMAGVEQKVLESLENPGESIPGYTSRMRHKNGSWRWLEAVVTNMLDDPAVQGIVDNFRDVTDRIEAERELSKAHKKLSTHLENSPLGVVEFDKSQRITKWSNKCEQIFGWTKQEIFDQQITAADIVYKEDNQQVQKTSSELLSGTRDGNVSQNRNLTKDGRIIHCIWYNSVIKNEDGSVDTVMSLVEDITPSVNAKKELQKSYEEKSLLLSEIHHRVKNNLAIISGLMHLQAFKESNTEFVNVLLDSAFRVRSIALVHEQLYSSQDFRSIRLDENIKSLVENISSTISATSSIQIDYDLEPVELNINQAVPCALFINEAVTNVFKHAFSEDQEAVLRIECKRSDNLIRLNIEDNGKGFTKSDADNSNTLGLKLLEKVTQQLDGDLSFKMNGGTSVQLNFVYKEIQAEVLP, encoded by the coding sequence TTGTCTTCCTCTACTGAAAATAGATCTTCTTCTTCAAATGCAGACCCCTTTAAGAAATGGATGCACGACCTTGAAGAGGTGGCAAAGATAGGCCGTTGGGAAATTGACTTACAATCAAGAACAACGAAATGGACGAATGGGGTATATCAAATTTTTGAGCTTCAGGAAAAAAAAATCCCCACCTTTGAACAACATCTCTCCTTTTACCTCGACCCATTTAAAAACGTAGTTGAGAATACTTTTTTAGACTTGCTAAAAAACGGAAAGGAGCTTGAATACGAAGCAGGCATTAAATCGGCGTCAGGCAAAATAAAATGGGTGCGGGTTATTGGCAGAAAGAATCAGCAGGCCGATTCAAATATAGTGTATGGCACTATTCAGGATATCACTTCCCAGAAAGAGATAGAACTCCAGAAAAGTATTCTTATCAGCCATACCGAAGAGATGTTTATCCTGGTATCCAGAAATTTTGAGATTCTTACTTTCAATAACCAATTCTTTGACAGTTATCTGAAATTTTTTGGAAGAGCTGTTCAAAAAGGAGATTCCATTCTTGATTATGCACAACCAGGTAGAATTGAAGAGATTAAAACCATCTACAATAAAGTTTTTGATGGAAATTTTATTGAAAACGAATTGACCCTAAAAGCACCTGACACCCAGGAGGAGCGAATCTTTTCTTTCAGTTTTAAACCTGCCTTAGGTGAAAATGATGACCATATCACCGGCGCTTTTGTAAGCATTAAGGATATTACCGATCAACGGAAAACGCAGCTTCAACTCGAGGAAAATGAGCGCAGGTTCCGTGCCCTTGTTGAACAGGGAAGTGATGGGATTGCTATTTTGGATGAGCAGGGAAACCTGAAATATATAACTCCCTCGATTCAGAAAATTCTGGGATACAGTGTAGCGGAAGTGATGAAACTTAACTTATTCGAGCTTCTTCATCCCGATGATATGGCAGGTGTTGAGCAGAAAGTACTGGAATCACTGGAAAATCCCGGCGAATCCATACCGGGATACACATCCAGAATGCGCCACAAAAACGGGAGCTGGCGTTGGCTGGAGGCTGTTGTCACAAATATGTTAGACGATCCTGCCGTGCAGGGTATTGTAGATAATTTCAGAGATGTAACTGACCGAATAGAAGCAGAAAGAGAGCTATCAAAAGCCCATAAAAAACTTAGCACTCATTTAGAAAATAGCCCGCTTGGAGTTGTTGAGTTTGACAAAAGTCAGCGTATCACCAAATGGTCTAATAAATGTGAACAAATTTTTGGCTGGACGAAACAGGAAATTTTTGATCAACAGATCACAGCGGCTGATATCGTTTATAAAGAGGATAATCAACAAGTTCAAAAAACCTCTTCTGAGTTACTTTCTGGCACAAGAGATGGGAATGTTTCGCAAAACCGGAACCTCACAAAAGATGGCAGAATCATACACTGTATATGGTACAATTCTGTTATTAAAAATGAAGACGGCTCTGTAGATACGGTAATGTCTTTAGTTGAGGATATTACACCGAGTGTGAATGCTAAAAAAGAACTTCAGAAAAGCTATGAGGAGAAAAGCCTGTTACTTTCCGAAATCCATCATCGGGTAAAAAACAATCTTGCAATCATTTCCGGCCTAATGCATTTGCAGGCTTTTAAAGAAAGTAATACCGAGTTTGTAAATGTTTTATTAGACAGTGCCTTTCGGGTTCGGTCTATTGCACTTGTGCACGAGCAGCTCTATTCATCACAAGATTTCAGGAGTATTCGGTTGGATGAAAACATTAAAAGTCTTGTAGAAAACATCTCGTCAACAATCAGCGCCACCAGTTCAATTCAAATTGATTATGACCTTGAACCCGTTGAGTTGAATATCAATCAGGCTGTGCCTTGTGCACTTTTTATAAACGAGGCGGTTACCAACGTTTTTAAACATGCATTTTCCGAAGATCAAGAAGCTGTTTTAAGAATTGAATGCAAACGGAGTGATAATCTTATCCGTTTAAACATTGAAGATAATGGGAAGGGATTTACCAAATCAGATGCAGACAACAGTAATACCCTTGGCTTAAAGCTTCTGGAAAAAGTAACCCAACAATTGGATGGAGATCTGTCTTTTAAGATGAACGGGGGAACCTCTGTTCAATTAAATTTCGTTTATAAAGAAATACAAGCTGAAGTTCTCCCCTGA
- a CDS encoding peroxiredoxin: MISKGKKIDTDFSLTVVENGEQKDVQFSELLDRPAIVSVYMKNNTSSCDKQNESLAEEAEWFNKKGYNLIAISKDGYRSHKNYAKKKGINYILASDPDYKFAEATDSIVEKNMFGNTFEAPSRSAYVIDTDGTVLEIIEKVNTKAHAEELKELVESLQN; the protein is encoded by the coding sequence ATGATTTCCAAAGGAAAAAAAATTGATACCGATTTTAGCCTGACCGTTGTAGAAAATGGTGAACAAAAAGACGTCCAATTCTCAGAACTTCTGGATCGGCCGGCTATTGTTTCCGTTTACATGAAAAACAACACAAGCAGTTGTGATAAACAAAACGAAAGTCTTGCCGAAGAGGCAGAATGGTTCAATAAAAAGGGATACAACCTGATTGCTATCAGCAAAGACGGGTACAGGTCGCACAAAAATTATGCAAAGAAAAAAGGGATCAACTATATCCTGGCATCTGACCCCGATTATAAATTTGCCGAAGCCACCGATTCTATTGTTGAAAAGAATATGTTCGGAAATACCTTTGAAGCTCCCAGCCGGTCTGCTTACGTGATTGATACGGACGGAACCGTTCTGGAAATTATCGAGAAAGTAAATACAAAAGCTCATGCAGAAGAATTGAAAGAGCTTGTCGAATCCTTACAAAATTGA
- a CDS encoding ligand-binding sensor domain-containing protein gives MSHQQKYAALFFAIMLPGIIAAQPGSIQFNHLTIEDGLSQSTVQSILQDNQGYMWFGTQDGLNHYNGYDITVYRDDVQDSTTIKGNDIRVIYEDSDDRLWIGTQTGGLNLYDRNKDQFLHYRAIDEDWWTLSADAVWDVLEDSYDTFWVGTSYGLNIMNRETGRGLRIFSDSENPKTLTDNQITILFEDSNRDLWVGTANGLNKFNRNDSTFTRYLYRSENRRESASFYINTIYEDSKGNFWVGTEENGLLLFDRENGTYHNYTYNVDNPQGISDNSVIAILESIDGDLWVGTGNRGLNLLDTETFTFKKYNHESQNPQSLSNDGINYVYRSNEGFLWIGTFAGGVSYVDPSPPLFRHFQNEPMNPNSLSNNVVQSFFQDRNGDIWIGTDGGGLNLFDPETGNFKHYRHVPGNSNSISGDVILDIYQNDMGLWLATYGGGVTLFDTRENSFRTFRQTTENTEGLSSDFVFVITPADDGTLWFGTNLGGLTAFNPVTERFEWYLADPNQPNKPATIANNDIRSIFKDSEGDMWMGAYGSVLNRYDTDEGRFYLYDINTNSDLFASVVQDIYEDSKGRLWLATRGGGLKQFMQKTHQIITYTEDDGLSSNIVHAIEEDEFGILWLSTNGGISKFDPQNKTFETYGIENGIQSREFNPSSSLRDREGYIYFGGVNGFNRFHPRDVQTDSTVAPVVLTDLHLFNKSVGVGEDSPLQKQISQTSRLTLGHDASVITFEYAALDFSAQKGNQFAYMMEGFDEDWNYVEDIRRATYTNLSPGEYTFRVKAANRDGVWNEEGVSIAVVIRPPFWQTAWFIVLVLLAIAGTAYLVYWLRVRSIRNRNRMLARVIAKRTNELQKANSTKDKLFSIIAHDLINISTGLSGLSGLMKESLEQENMDEVKEYSGHLHNTIGQFAIMLKNMLDWARSQTGKIQYDPMNFILADIVDEIIEQQESRAIYKSIKLSSLVDKNLEVYADPDMILVILRNLIANALKFTPEGGKIEITAAEEMDAVKVSVRDNGIGMSEEMVYKIFNQDESVTTLGTSNEKGTGLGISLCKDFIRRNKGKLSAESEPGVGTTISFTLPFAQEMESYPGMMTQAS, from the coding sequence ATGAGTCACCAACAAAAATATGCCGCCCTTTTTTTTGCGATAATGCTTCCGGGCATAATAGCTGCTCAACCGGGTAGTATTCAATTTAATCATCTTACGATTGAAGATGGGCTATCTCAGTCTACGGTCCAGTCTATTCTGCAGGACAACCAGGGCTATATGTGGTTTGGGACTCAGGATGGATTGAACCATTATAACGGGTATGATATTACCGTTTATAGAGACGATGTACAGGATTCCACCACCATTAAAGGAAATGACATCCGGGTCATTTACGAAGATAGTGATGATCGTTTATGGATTGGTACACAAACCGGCGGTTTAAATCTTTATGACAGAAACAAAGACCAGTTTTTACATTACAGGGCTATTGATGAAGACTGGTGGACTCTTTCTGCTGATGCCGTGTGGGATGTTCTGGAAGACAGCTACGATACTTTTTGGGTTGGAACCAGTTACGGGTTGAATATTATGAATCGGGAAACGGGCAGGGGATTACGAATATTTTCTGATAGTGAAAATCCAAAAACCCTGACTGATAACCAGATTACCATACTGTTTGAAGATTCAAACCGGGACCTCTGGGTGGGAACCGCAAATGGTTTAAATAAATTTAACCGAAACGATTCTACATTTACACGTTATCTGTACCGCTCAGAAAATCGGAGAGAATCTGCATCTTTTTATATAAACACCATTTACGAAGATAGTAAAGGGAATTTTTGGGTTGGAACCGAAGAAAATGGGCTGCTGCTGTTCGACCGGGAAAACGGCACCTATCATAATTACACATACAACGTAGACAATCCACAGGGTATAAGTGATAATTCTGTAATTGCCATACTGGAAAGTATAGACGGAGATCTTTGGGTGGGCACAGGCAATCGTGGGCTCAACCTGTTGGATACAGAAACATTTACATTCAAAAAATACAACCATGAGTCTCAAAATCCTCAAAGCCTCAGTAACGATGGGATAAACTATGTTTACAGAAGCAATGAAGGATTTCTTTGGATTGGTACGTTTGCCGGGGGTGTGAGTTATGTGGATCCATCTCCACCGCTTTTTCGTCATTTCCAAAATGAGCCGATGAATCCAAACAGCCTGAGCAACAATGTGGTACAAAGCTTTTTCCAGGATCGAAATGGAGATATCTGGATCGGGACGGATGGAGGGGGACTGAATCTCTTTGATCCCGAAACAGGTAATTTCAAACATTATCGCCATGTACCGGGGAATTCAAACTCAATTTCAGGCGATGTGATTCTCGATATCTATCAGAATGACATGGGTTTATGGCTGGCAACCTACGGCGGCGGGGTAACCTTATTTGATACGAGAGAGAATAGCTTCAGGACGTTCAGGCAGACTACAGAAAATACGGAGGGGCTGAGCAGTGATTTTGTTTTTGTCATTACTCCTGCAGATGATGGAACGTTGTGGTTTGGAACAAACCTTGGCGGGCTAACGGCTTTCAATCCGGTAACGGAAAGATTTGAATGGTATTTGGCAGATCCCAATCAACCAAACAAGCCCGCAACCATTGCAAATAATGATATCCGTTCCATTTTTAAGGATAGTGAGGGAGATATGTGGATGGGGGCATATGGGAGTGTATTAAACCGGTACGATACCGACGAAGGACGTTTTTATCTTTATGACATCAACACAAATTCTGATTTGTTTGCCAGTGTAGTACAAGACATTTATGAGGATAGTAAAGGCAGGCTTTGGTTGGCTACCCGGGGCGGCGGCCTTAAACAATTCATGCAGAAAACCCATCAGATAATCACGTATACCGAAGACGATGGTTTATCCAGTAATATTGTTCATGCTATTGAGGAAGATGAATTCGGAATACTGTGGTTGAGTACCAACGGGGGGATTTCAAAATTTGATCCACAAAACAAAACGTTTGAAACCTATGGTATAGAGAATGGAATACAGAGCCGGGAATTTAATCCCAGCTCATCTTTGCGAGACAGAGAAGGTTATATTTACTTTGGCGGGGTGAATGGGTTTAATCGTTTTCACCCAAGGGATGTACAAACCGATTCAACGGTTGCGCCTGTTGTTCTTACAGACCTTCATCTTTTCAACAAATCAGTTGGTGTTGGGGAGGATTCCCCGCTTCAAAAACAGATAAGCCAGACAAGCCGGTTAACATTAGGCCATGACGCATCTGTAATCACTTTTGAATATGCTGCACTGGACTTTAGCGCACAAAAAGGCAATCAATTTGCCTATATGATGGAAGGTTTTGATGAAGACTGGAACTATGTAGAAGATATTCGCAGAGCAACGTATACCAACCTGAGTCCCGGAGAGTATACCTTCCGCGTGAAAGCGGCCAACCGTGATGGAGTTTGGAATGAAGAGGGTGTTTCAATTGCCGTTGTTATCAGGCCTCCATTTTGGCAAACGGCTTGGTTCATTGTGCTGGTATTGCTTGCCATAGCGGGCACTGCTTATTTGGTTTATTGGCTCAGAGTTCGCTCTATCAGAAACCGCAACCGAATGCTTGCAAGAGTTATTGCCAAACGGACAAATGAGCTCCAGAAGGCAAATTCAACCAAAGATAAGCTATTCTCAATTATTGCTCACGATCTCATAAATATTTCAACGGGGTTAAGTGGTTTGTCCGGGTTGATGAAAGAAAGCCTGGAACAGGAAAATATGGATGAGGTGAAGGAGTATTCTGGTCATTTGCACAATACGATTGGTCAATTTGCCATTATGCTGAAAAACATGCTGGACTGGGCCAGAAGCCAAACGGGTAAAATTCAATATGATCCCATGAATTTTATTCTTGCTGATATTGTAGATGAGATCATTGAGCAGCAAGAATCCCGCGCTATTTACAAAAGCATAAAATTATCATCCTTGGTTGACAAAAATCTGGAAGTGTATGCCGATCCGGATATGATATTGGTAATCCTCAGAAATTTAATAGCAAATGCGTTGAAATTTACTCCGGAAGGAGGAAAGATTGAGATAACCGCGGCGGAAGAAATGGATGCTGTGAAAGTTTCAGTTCGCGATAACGGTATTGGAATGAGCGAGGAGATGGTTTACAAAATTTTCAATCAGGATGAATCAGTAACTACGCTGGGTACTTCCAACGAAAAGGGTACCGGTCTTGGAATTTCTCTGTGTAAAGACTTCATTCGGAGAAATAAAGGAAAATTAAGTGCCGAAAGCGAACCCGGTGTGGGGACTACGATCTCATTTACGTTACCTTTTGCGCAAGAGATGGAATCCTATCCCGGTATGATGACCCAGGCTTCTTGA
- a CDS encoding DsbA family protein produces MDNKPTFSKEEISKILTKASKIQARKDLYGDQQGLTEDELLHIAEEAGIDKDSVQEAIQSAHMPELDSDFNWITASHKIQDVHITPGEIDEDTWEEIVQNIRQVTGGIGKIHKVGKSFEWEQRIKEVGYKHISLTPQDGNTKIQFVSNWRGMMILSSLLPFLAGAAIMGIFLDGTNFPDIVYFLLPFLAGIGGLGMGRLYLKRYFEKQKSQFRRILSAIGKRIQPPGSPDIILEDSESQNESGNSVSTASRRERS; encoded by the coding sequence ATGGATAACAAACCAACATTTTCCAAAGAAGAGATCAGTAAAATTCTCACCAAAGCCTCTAAGATTCAGGCCAGGAAAGATCTGTATGGCGATCAACAAGGGTTAACAGAGGATGAACTTCTTCATATCGCCGAAGAGGCAGGCATCGATAAAGATTCTGTGCAAGAGGCAATTCAAAGTGCTCATATGCCTGAATTGGATTCTGATTTTAATTGGATTACGGCATCCCATAAAATCCAGGATGTCCATATTACTCCCGGAGAGATTGATGAAGATACATGGGAAGAAATTGTACAGAATATCCGGCAAGTAACCGGTGGGATTGGAAAAATCCATAAAGTTGGCAAATCATTTGAGTGGGAGCAACGCATCAAGGAAGTCGGTTACAAGCACATCTCACTTACACCCCAGGATGGAAATACAAAAATTCAGTTTGTTTCTAATTGGCGAGGAATGATGATTTTATCCAGCCTGCTTCCCTTCCTGGCCGGAGCGGCTATTATGGGAATTTTTCTTGACGGCACGAATTTTCCCGATATCGTTTACTTTCTCCTTCCATTCCTTGCGGGGATTGGAGGTTTAGGAATGGGCCGGCTCTATCTTAAACGTTACTTCGAAAAACAGAAATCACAGTTTAGACGTATTCTCTCAGCTATTGGGAAACGTATTCAACCACCAGGTTCCCCTGATATTATTCTTGAAGATTCAGAATCACAAAACGAATCCGGGAATTCTGTTTCTACCGCATCACGTCGCGAACGATCCTGA